One window of the Salvelinus alpinus chromosome 13, SLU_Salpinus.1, whole genome shotgun sequence genome contains the following:
- the LOC139537144 gene encoding vesicle-associated membrane protein 2, translating into MSAPAAAGAPADGAAPPPNLTSNRRLQQTQAQVDEVVDIMRVNVDKVLERDQKLSELDDRADALQAGASQFETSAAKLKNKYWWKNAKMMIILGLICAIVLIVIIVYFST; encoded by the exons GTCTGCCCCAGCTGCCGCCGGCGCCCCCGCAGATGGAGCGGCGCCCCCTCCAAACCTCACCAGCAACCGCCGTCTGCAACAGACACAGGCTCAGGTGGATGAG GTGGTGGATATCATGCGTGTAAACGTGGATAAGGTTCTGGAGCGTGATCAGAAACTGTCAGAGCTGGATGATCGGGCCGATGCCTTGCAGGCTGGAGCCTCACAGTTCGAGACCAGTGCTGCAAAACTCAAGAACAAGTACTGGTGGAAGAACGCCAAG ATGATGATTATCCTGGGGCTGATATGTGCGATTGTCCTCATCGTCATCATTG